DNA from Aphis gossypii isolate Hap1 chromosome 3, ASM2018417v2, whole genome shotgun sequence:
GCGATAAATGAAGCACTTTTAACGATGCCATTTTTGGAAAACttcttaataacaaaattaatatatacaattttaaattttaaaacaacaccATACCAAGACACGGTCACTACTAatagaatcaaaaataaaatattcttacaaGATGTTTTTTATCGGATTAGAACTAAAATCTAATCTCTGTAACGCATGTGCTTCATCCAGGCCTTGTGGAATTTgtgtgaatttattatttgacaaatttaatatttctaaaaatcgaGGTGTGTGTAAAAGATGATCCGGTAACTCGTTTAAAGAAGTAttagacaaatttaaaatctgttaaaattatagatttttgaacaattattaggtacctttaaaataaaaaagttatatttatacttttaacatGGGCAATGAAGACATTGCAAAACTAGTTGCTCGGTCAATGACTGTTAAAGGATTTCCTGCTAGTGTCAATGAAACAAGGTTACTGAGTTCTTTGAAAGTATGTGGCAACAGagaatgaatattattgtaatcaagGCGTAAATGAATCAGGCTGCCCGGTCTAGAAGTATCTTCgttattaatctataaaacaaatagaaaacacaatttataacgatttcatacataaaattcagtagaattaaataaaaaattaaaagtataccaACCTTGAAAATATCGGGATTTAGACTTTCCGCCGTCAAAGAATTGTAACTAAGGTCAAGTTCTAAGAGtaactttaagtttataaatgccatttcatctattttatttatcttgttTTTTCGAAGTGATAAATATCGAACTTTAGATGGTGGCAATTGTTTTACGTGTACAATGCCGTTATCATCAAAATGCATAAGGGTTGCATCTTTTAGAACATCTGAATGGTCCCATAGATCTAGGATGTCCATCAATCCATTTtctgtacaatttattatggaATTTTTACATGTGCAAGTATCGCATAAAATACTTTCACCACTAACCAcacaagttattaaaataatcagcaTACATGACGCAACATTTAACAAAAACCTGAAAAAAACagcaacatttttacaattaacaaaaattatttaataaactttgtaTTGCAATTAActgttaacataaataaatatgtatatatatacttacatgttTATGAATAGCGTAAAGACTACTATTAATTCTGGTTGAATTCCAATTTCTGAATAGAGGCGTTTGTAGGCATTAGTTCATGTAGCACGCAAAACAGTCAACAATTTCGAGCgcaagataaataaataaatcttatcataaaacaaacattattaattgagATACGCC
Protein-coding regions in this window:
- the LOC114121510 gene encoding leucine-rich repeat-containing protein 70-like isoform X1; translation: MFLLNVASCMLIILITCVVSGESILCDTCTCKNSIINCTENGLMDILDLWDHSDVLKDATLMHFDDNGIVHVKQLPPSKVRYLSLRKNKINKIDEMAFINLKLLLELDLSYNSLTAESLNPDIFKINNEDTSRPGSLIHLRLDYNNIHSLLPHTFKELSNLVSLTLAGNPLTVIDRATSFAMSSLPMLKILNLSNTSLNELPDHLLHTPRFLEILNLSNNKFTQIPQGLDEAHALQRLDFSSNPIKNILSFPKMASLKVLHLSHMPELNNIGPRAFSLLNVLEEFHCTHNNKLKSIDPTAFSYKLNDGLESELWPQIIKLDLSYNALGYLDSRLLSRWDTLEELNLQGNKWICDCVNQWLVSTLAPMVESRHPEFLNDFTCQEPIEMSGISILDLDHRHYHMRCLDFYNSRPERDGVLLIGILIGVILAIPFTMGIMMCCAKRKNTLSYYHRIFNQNKSPYAPDYQLRETSIYQPTSIITEGY
- the LOC114121510 gene encoding leucine-rich repeat-containing protein 70-like isoform X2, whose amino-acid sequence is MFLLNVASCMLIILITCVVSGESILCDTCTCKNSIINCTENGLMDILDLWDHSDVLKDATLMHFDDNGIVHVKQLPPSKVRYLSLRKNKINKIDEMAFINLKLLLELDLSYNSLTAESLNPDIFKINNEDTSRPGSLIHLRLDYNNIHSLLPHTFKELSNLVSLTLAGNPLTVIDRATSFAMSSLPMLKILNLSNTSLNELPDHLLHTPRFLEILNLSNNKFTQIPQGLDEAHALQRLDFSSNPIKNIFFPKMASLKVLHLSHMPELNNIGPRAFSLLNVLEEFHCTHNNKLKSIDPTAFSYKLNDGLESELWPQIIKLDLSYNALGYLDSRLLSRWDTLEELNLQGNKWICDCVNQWLVSTLAPMVESRHPEFLNDFTCQEPIEMSGISILDLDHRHYHMRCLDFYNSRPERDGVLLIGILIGVILAIPFTMGIMMCCAKRKNTLSYYHRIFNQNKSPYAPDYQLRETSIYQPTSIITEGY